Proteins from a single region of Gossypium arboreum isolate Shixiya-1 chromosome 1, ASM2569848v2, whole genome shotgun sequence:
- the LOC108480562 gene encoding IQ domain-containing protein IQM3-like isoform X1, translating to MEVIESQAAVSNFDLQSKSPFYNISSTDITNAGLLGESEFVSVDSPNQASESDFPTVVNGGGLKMLLEPLSDGRDSPGSNQTRSGGSSHSNAAVKVQKVYRSYRTRRRLADSAVVAEELWWLALNYARLNHSTISFFNYLKPETAASWWNRVGLNASKVGKGLSIDAKAQKLAFQHWIEAIDPRHRYGHNLHIYYDEWCKTDAGQPFFYWLDIGDGKDVDLEECSRSKLRKQCIKYLGPQEREHYEYIVVEGKIIHKQTRNVLDTFQGSKEVKWIFVMSTSKKLYAGEKKKGMFHHSSFLAGGVTLAAGRLVVEKGILKSISAYSGHYRPTDDSLNSFLSFLKGNGVNLDKVEIRRSTDDSDSYDDGNSSSSVSTFGFSASSVPTEPKINKEEKNLSLESYDTKQPETTNTYERTLSGGLQSPRTEVPKTAILQRINSKKATKSYQLGHQLSLKWSTGAGPRIGCVADYPLELRQQALEFVNLFQERRTPLHLT from the exons ATGGAAGTAATTGAAAGTCAAGCAGCTGTTTCGAATTTCGATCTCCAGTCAAAGTCTCCGTTTTATAACATTTCCTCCACCGACATTACGAACGCCGGCTTACTTGGGGAATCCGAATTTGTATCTGTGGATAGTCCGAACCAAGCTAGCGAATCGGATTTCCCGACGGTGGTTAATGGTGGTGGTTTGAAAATGCTGCTGGAGCCGTTATCCGACGGCCGAGATTCTCCGGGTTCGAATCAGACGCGCAGTGGCGGTTCTTCTCATTCCAACGCCGCCGTTAAGGTCCAGAAGGTGTATAGGAGTTACCGGACACGGCGTAGGTTAGCAGACTCCGCTGTTGTCGCTGAAGAACTCTG gtGGCTGGCTTTAAATTATGCAAGGCTTAATCACAGCACAATTtccttttttaattatttgaaacCAGAAACTGCTGCTTCATGGTGGAATCGCGTTGGCTTAAATGCTTCTAAg GTCGGGAAAGGGTTGTCCATAGACGCCAAagcacaaaaattggcttttcaacATTGGATTGAAGCT ATTGATCCACGACACCGTTATGGCCATAACTTACATATTTACTACGATGAATGGTGCAAAACTGATGCTGGTCAACCATTTTTCTACTG GTTAGATATAGGTGATGGCAAAGATGTCGATCTCGAAGAATGTTCAAGATCAAAGCTTCGAAAACAATGCATCAAGTATCTCGGACCT CAAGAAAGGGAACATTATGAGTACATTGTTGTTGAAGGAAAGATTATCCATAAACAAACTAGAAATGTCCTTGATACATTCCAAGGCTCGAAAGAAGTTAAATGGATATTTGTTATGAGCACCTCGAAGAAATTGTATGCCGGCGAG AAGAAGAAAGGAATGTTCCATCATTCTAGCTTCTTAGCTGGTGGAGTAACGCTAGCTGCTGGTAGATTGGTGGTGGAGAAAGGGATACTAAAG TCCATCTCTGCATATAGCGGACATTACCGGCCAACGGATGATAGTCTCAACAGTTTTCTTTCCTTTCTGAAGGGGAACGGAGTGAACCTTGACAAAGTTGAG ATTCGCCGTTCAACCGATGATTCTGATAGCTACGATGATGGAAATTCCAGCAGTAGTGTTAGTACTTTTGGATTTTCAGCAAGCTCAGTGCCGACTGAACCCAAAATCAACAAAGAAGAGAAGAATCTGTCATTAGAATCATATGATACTAAACAACCGGAGACCACAAATACTTATGAAAGGACTTTATCTGGTGGTCTTCAGAGTCCGAGAACTGAGGTGCCTAAAACTGCGATATTGCAAAGGATTAACTCAAAGAAGGCAACGAAATCGTACCAATTGGGACATCAGCTGTCACTCAAATGGTCAACCGGTGCTGGGCCAAGGATTGGGTGTGTCGCTGATTACCCACTAGAACTGAGACAACAAGCGCTAGAGTTTGTCAACTTGTTCCAAGAACGCCGAACACCCCTTCACCTTACCTAA
- the LOC108480562 gene encoding IQ domain-containing protein IQM3-like isoform X2, with protein sequence MEVIESQAAVSNFDLQSKSPFYNISSTDITNAGLLGESEFVSVDSPNQASESDFPTVVNGGGLKMLLEPLSDGRDSPGSNQTRSGGSSHSNAAVKVQKVYRSYRTRRRLADSAVVAEELWWLALNYARLNHSTISFFNYLKPETAASWWNRVGLNASKVGKGLSIDAKAQKLAFQHWIEAIDPRHRYGHNLHIYYDEWCKTDAGQPFFYWLDIGDGKDVDLEECSRSKLRKQCIKYLGPQEREHYEYIVVEGKIIHKQTRNVLDTFQGSKEVKWIFVMSTSKKLYAGEKKKGMFHHSSFLAGGVTLAAGRLVVEKGILKIRRSTDDSDSYDDGNSSSSVSTFGFSASSVPTEPKINKEEKNLSLESYDTKQPETTNTYERTLSGGLQSPRTEVPKTAILQRINSKKATKSYQLGHQLSLKWSTGAGPRIGCVADYPLELRQQALEFVNLFQERRTPLHLT encoded by the exons ATGGAAGTAATTGAAAGTCAAGCAGCTGTTTCGAATTTCGATCTCCAGTCAAAGTCTCCGTTTTATAACATTTCCTCCACCGACATTACGAACGCCGGCTTACTTGGGGAATCCGAATTTGTATCTGTGGATAGTCCGAACCAAGCTAGCGAATCGGATTTCCCGACGGTGGTTAATGGTGGTGGTTTGAAAATGCTGCTGGAGCCGTTATCCGACGGCCGAGATTCTCCGGGTTCGAATCAGACGCGCAGTGGCGGTTCTTCTCATTCCAACGCCGCCGTTAAGGTCCAGAAGGTGTATAGGAGTTACCGGACACGGCGTAGGTTAGCAGACTCCGCTGTTGTCGCTGAAGAACTCTG gtGGCTGGCTTTAAATTATGCAAGGCTTAATCACAGCACAATTtccttttttaattatttgaaacCAGAAACTGCTGCTTCATGGTGGAATCGCGTTGGCTTAAATGCTTCTAAg GTCGGGAAAGGGTTGTCCATAGACGCCAAagcacaaaaattggcttttcaacATTGGATTGAAGCT ATTGATCCACGACACCGTTATGGCCATAACTTACATATTTACTACGATGAATGGTGCAAAACTGATGCTGGTCAACCATTTTTCTACTG GTTAGATATAGGTGATGGCAAAGATGTCGATCTCGAAGAATGTTCAAGATCAAAGCTTCGAAAACAATGCATCAAGTATCTCGGACCT CAAGAAAGGGAACATTATGAGTACATTGTTGTTGAAGGAAAGATTATCCATAAACAAACTAGAAATGTCCTTGATACATTCCAAGGCTCGAAAGAAGTTAAATGGATATTTGTTATGAGCACCTCGAAGAAATTGTATGCCGGCGAG AAGAAGAAAGGAATGTTCCATCATTCTAGCTTCTTAGCTGGTGGAGTAACGCTAGCTGCTGGTAGATTGGTGGTGGAGAAAGGGATACTAAAG ATTCGCCGTTCAACCGATGATTCTGATAGCTACGATGATGGAAATTCCAGCAGTAGTGTTAGTACTTTTGGATTTTCAGCAAGCTCAGTGCCGACTGAACCCAAAATCAACAAAGAAGAGAAGAATCTGTCATTAGAATCATATGATACTAAACAACCGGAGACCACAAATACTTATGAAAGGACTTTATCTGGTGGTCTTCAGAGTCCGAGAACTGAGGTGCCTAAAACTGCGATATTGCAAAGGATTAACTCAAAGAAGGCAACGAAATCGTACCAATTGGGACATCAGCTGTCACTCAAATGGTCAACCGGTGCTGGGCCAAGGATTGGGTGTGTCGCTGATTACCCACTAGAACTGAGACAACAAGCGCTAGAGTTTGTCAACTTGTTCCAAGAACGCCGAACACCCCTTCACCTTACCTAA